Below is a window of Mucilaginibacter sp. PAMC 26640 DNA.
GTGCTGACCTGAGCAAAGCGGTAAAGTTGAAAAAGACAGAAGACGGTTTGTTTGAGGTTTACACTTCATTAAAAGCCGGTGACTATTATTTAACTGATAAGAACACCGACGGAGGGAAGAAATTTTATATCGATAACGGAATTATTAAAGAAGGCGCCAATGTTGTAACAATAAACGGTGCTACCAAAACCTATCGCTTAAATTTCGATTTCACTTCCGCTACAACAAAATCGGCAGAGATTCAATCTATCGGATTGTATATGTCTGCTTACGGTACCGAAATAGGCACTTTAAATTACGTTGGCAGCGGTGTTTTTGAAGCACCTAACATAGCTGTGGAATTCTACCAATTTTCCTGGGGGCGTGATGAACGTTACAAGTTCATTATTCACACAGCGGCCGGGCTGGAATATGTAGGCAGCACTAATGCTAACAACGTTGCACCCGCAGGCCAACCTGCGGCCTACTTTAACGTAGTACCTGTTGCCAACACGCAATGGGATAATACCTATAAGTTCGATCCATCGGCCGACAAAAAGAATGTCAAAGTTGACGTAATCTTCCAACCTAATGCTTATACACATAAAGTAACAGTTTTATAGACTGTTACAAACCACCGGTTACCACTGCCCATAGCCATTGGTGACCGGTTTAAAAATCTGTCTTATGAAAAAAGTATTTTTGGGCCTGATGGTTGTGGCGACTGTTTTGTCCGCATCATGTAGTAAAAAAAATGGAGAAACACCAGGTACCGGGGGCACTACACCACCGGTAGTAAATCCACCTGCGGCAGTTACGAATTACCTTGATCTGGCAAAGCAGACCCGCAGTTTTATCAGCAGTAATTTGCTTACGTCAAACTTTAGCTATCGTGCCAATACTACTTCACACGCCAACGATTGCTATGAGTGGTACAACGTTAGCCAAATTTATGCGGATGCTGCTTTAGTCGCTGCCGGCGACGCATCGGCTCTGCCGTACATGAACAGAACATTCAGTTTTATGGAGAACTTCTGGGATAAGGCCGACCTTCGCGGCGGTTACTTCGCCGCAGTGCATCTGGATGGCAGCGGCGCCGCGGGTGATAAATTTGTTGATGATAACGGCCTCACGGGCATGGTTTACCTGGAAGCTTATGAAATAACTACCGGTAATGATAAAGCCGCTTATTTAGCTAAGGCTAAAGCATGTGCCGATTGGCTAATTAACAGCGGACTTTGGGATAGTACCTATGGCGGAGGCTTTTGGTGGAATACATCTAAACCCGATAAACCAACACAGTCAAATGGAGTGGCGATGCAGCTTTTTGCTAAG
It encodes the following:
- a CDS encoding beta-galactosidase — protein: MKKVFLGLMVVATVLSASCSKKNGETPGTGGTTPPVVNPPAAVTNYLDLAKQTRSFISSNLLTSNFSYRANTTSHANDCYEWYNVSQIYADAALVAAGDASALPYMNRTFSFMENFWDKADLRGGYFAAVHLDGSGAAGDKFVDDNGLTGMVYLEAYEITTGNDKAAYLAKAKACADWLINSGLWDSTYGGGFWWNTSKPDKPTQSNGVAMQLFAKLFTITGEATYRDWATKVNTWLNNTMYDSASGLYIWKIDGGGAGVKHFEKFTYDNAVMLEADILYGKALNDASYLAKAQAIGNAMNAVLWNAQFKGYIFNTDPTQTRINPAWCGWGSQGMIRLYEQDKDKKWLTFARNNIDALNKATRNADAKAYYFFASFDASNRSPEIEGVDQAWMQRVQAMMAIYDK